TATGAAATACCACTGAACTCCATAAGTTTTGGATACATAGAAATATTTGTAAAACCAGGTATTGTGTTTACCTCGTTGAAATACACTTTATTTGTATCTTTATCAACAAAAAAGTCTACTCTTGCCATTCCACAACACTCAAAAATTTTGTAAATTCTTACTGCCAAATCTTTTATCTCTTCAGTAACTTCCTTTGGAAGTCTTGCCGGGATGATGAGCTCTGATGAATTATCAATATACTTTGCCTCATATGAATAAAACTCTCTTGACGGAATTATTTCACCCGGTTCAGATACAAATACCTCATCATTTCCCAAAACTGCACATTCTATCTCCCGAGCGTTTATAGCCTGTTCAATCAAAATCTTTGTATCATACAAAAAAGCCTCATGTATTGCCAAAACAAGGTCTTCTCTATCTTTCGCTTTTGATATACCCACAGATGAGCCTGAGTTTGCAGGCTTTACAAAAACAGGATACGAAAACTCACTCTCTATTCTTCTTATGAAATAATCTTTTTTAGCTGAATATTCGTTTTTGTATACAACCAAAAAATGCCCCTGTGGTATTCCTTCTAAAAGCGCAAGCTTTTTAGCAAACGCTTTGTCCATGCATATAGCCGACGAAAGAACACCGCAGCCCACATACGGTATGTCAGATAACTCTAAAAGTCCCTGAACTGTTCCGTCCTCACCATTCAGTCCATGCAAAACTGGAAAAATCACGTCAATGTCGATAAAAGTAGCTTCATTATCTTTTATTTTTACAAGTGCCTTTTTGGTTCTATCAGGAGAAATAAAACATTCTATAGAAAACTGAGTCCACTTGCTATCCAAATCTTCAATTTTGCCTGTGTACAAGAGCCATTTTCCTTCTTTTGTTATACCTATTGGAATTATTTCGTATTTTTCCTTGTCCATATTTTGCATAATTGATTTTGCCGAAACTAAGGATATTTCGTGTTCTGTTGAAACTCCTCCAAACAAAACAGCAACTTTTAACTTGGTCATTATCAGAATTACCTCCAAAAACATGCTTTTTGTATTTTTATATATTCACTGAGCATATAATTTTATTACATTTAAAGAGTTATATTTTTCACAAGCCAAGATAACCTTTCACATCAAGCAAAATTTCCTCTAATTTCTTCTTATCTGGGCTTTCACCATAGATTCTTATAAGGTCCTCTGTTCCGGATGGTCTTACCAGAAACCACGACCCATTTTCAAGAATAACCTTCAGCCCATCTCTTGTTCTATATTCCACACATTTAAGTCCAGCTATCTCACTTTTGCTAAAATTCTTTATCCTTGTCAAAGCTTCTTCTTTTTTCTGAGAAGTAGTCCTCACATCAATTCTCTTATTATAAAGTTTTCCATATTCAGATTCGATGTCACTTAGAATTTCTCTTGGAGGCTTTTGAAGTTTAGCAACCGCTTCTGCAATCAGAAGATCTGCCAAAATCCCATCTTTTTCAGGTACATGCCCTTTTATTGAAAGTCCTCCAGATTCCTCTCCTCCGATTAAGCTATCTTCTTTCATCAAACATTCTGCAATATACTTAAAACCAACAGGCGTTTCAATACATCTCATATTGTGCTTTTCTGCAATTCTGTCAAGCATAGATGTTGTTGCAACTGTTCTTGCAATCGAAGATGCTTTTCCGCGTGTTTTTATCAAATAGTCTGCAAGCATAAAGATTACTTCATTTGCCGAAATATATTCTCCGTCCGGGTTCACAACTCCAAACCTGTCTGCATCGCCATCTGTTGCAAGTCCTAAATCAAACTTTTCACTCTTTATAACTTCTAAAAGGTCTTTCATATTCTCCAAATTAGGCTCTGGCAAATGTCCTCCAAAAAGAGGGTCACGCCAATTATTAATCACCTTTACTTCACATCCAAGCTTCTTCAGCGCTTCATCAACATATCCTATCCCACAGCCATACATAGGATTTACAAGAATTTTTAAAGTTTTCCCTTCAAATGCCTTTTTGTCTATCAAGTTCAAAACATCATTTATATACTCTTCCTTATGGTCAAAATACTCAATGAGCTTCTCATCAGGATTTAAACTGCCAAGCCCTTCTTTCTGGATTCTTTCAACGTTTTTCACTATCTTATCTGTAATCTGTGTGTTGGCAGGACCTCCATAATGTGGAATAAACTTTATTCCATTGTAGTAATACGGATTGTGACTTGCTGTTATCATTATCGCTCCGCTTACACCTTTTTTTACAACTGCGTGAGCAACTGCAGGAGTTGGAATTGGATTTTTTGAAATAAAAACTTGTATTGCATTTGAACTTAATACATCAGCACACAGCTTAGCAAAATTTTCTGAATGAAATCTATAATCATAGCCAATAATTATTGTCGGATTCTCATATACTTCTGATACATATTCAGCTATTGCCTGAGCAACAATTTTTACGTTATCGAAAGTAAAATCATCTGCTATAATTCCTCTCCAGCCATCTGTTCCAAATGTGATTTTTTTCATTCTTTTGCCCTCCTTCAAAAAAAAGATTTGGACAAATATATTATAATATAGTTTGAATTTTTTACAACAAACAAAAAATGACCGGGCACAAAAATTATTTTGCCGGTCATCCTTCTTTGCTCATTTATCAGCAGGAGTCAGGTATTTTTCAATCTTCTTTTTAACTCTCTGAAGAGCATTATCAATTGATTTTACATCCTTGTGAATCATGTCAGCAATCTCTTGATAACTTCTTCCTTCAAGGTAAAGACTTAAAACCTTAAACTCAAACGGAGAAAGACATTCAGTAATAACATTTATAGCGTTTTCAAGTTCCTCCCGTGTAATCATAACCTCCTCAGGGTCAGAAATGAATTTGTTTGCCAACGTATCAATAAGTGTTCTTTCGTCATTTTCTTCATACACAGGCTTGTTAAGTGATATGTAAGTATTAAGTGGAATATGTTTTTGTCTGCTCGCAGTTTTGATTGCAGTTATCATCTGACGTGTAATGCACATCTCAGCAAATAACCTAAACGAAGGATATTTTGTTTCATCAAAATCGCGCACAGCCTTAAACAAACCTATCATACCCTCTTGATAAATATCCTCCTTGTCGGCTCCAATCAAAAAGTACATCCTGCATTTTGCTTTTACAAAATTCTGATACCTGGAAAGAAGTTCTTCAGTTGCCTCCTTTATTCCTTCTCTCGAATATTTCACTAATTCCTCATCTGAACATTCCTTATAGTTCAAAACCCATTTTTGTAATGTCAAGGCAATATGCCTCCTTAAGTTATTAACCTCATTTAGAATTCAAAGAAGAAAAACATACCACAATAATTATATATTATTGCTAAAACTTCTTTCAAGCTCATTCCAGGTTTTGATAGTGTCAAGAGTTTGTAGGGAAATTTTTTATTAAAATACGACTGCATTTAAGAAATCTCCAGTACTTAGGCCTTTCAGTACTCTAAACGTCAAATCAACTTTTCCTCTTGCTAAAATTGGCACATTATTCCTCGTCTCCTCAATCTGTTTCCTTATCTTCTTAACATTTTTTCTCACAATTTCTTTCAATATTTTTTCTTCTTTCTCTTCCTTGCCACAAATCTCTTTTAAATATGCTTCTTTCAAGTTTACACCATTATACTTCAAGCTCAATAACTTTACCATCACTTCTGCTCCTTGTTCGCTCCATCCTCTTGGTCTTGAACTCATCCTATCTGCTAATACGTGGCTTACATGCCCTTCTGCACTACATCCTTTTATAATCCTATTATCTAACTCTAATACTATATTATCCCAATGATTGGCTATATATCTCCTACTTTCATTTATCCTCTTCAACGCTCTTTTGTCCTCTCCAGCCTTTTCCATCGCTTTAGCTACCAATCCCTCAAACTTCTCTCTATCCTTATCCCTCAATGCTTCTACTATCCCAGCAAAAATATTCTTATCTCCACCGCTTATTTTGATTACCTCTCTCATTAGATGAAACCTGTCTAATACAAATTCTGCACCCACTATCCATTCAAGCCCTTCCTTTATCCATGCCGCTCCATCCCCTAACAAATATATCTTCTCTATCTTCTCCGTTTCATAGTGCTCCTCTATATATTCACTTACTTTTGACCAAAAATCTTCTGGTCTCTCTTTAATACTGCTAAAATAATGCACCCCTTTTAATTCCTTTCTTTTGACAATCCCTTTCTCTTCTTTATATCCCTCATTTATGTACGCAAGCTTCGCTATCTTCCCTTCTCCGTTTTGTAACGAAATATGATCTTCATCTGCCTCTATATAAAGTTCTTTTACCACTTTTTTACTGCCTGCAACTCCTTTTTTATTATGCTCGATTCTATCTAACTGAGCTGCCTCTATCCTCCTCAAAATATTCATTACACTTTGTCTTGTCATTTTCTCTTCTCCTAATACTTCTTTGGCTGCTTTTTCATATGATATTTCCACTACTTTCTCAACTATTGCTGCTTTGACTGCTTTGTCTATTCTTTGGTATTTCTCTATCCCCAAAATTTCATCTGCTAAATACACATACCCTCCCTCTTCTTTATTCTTGTAGTACGTCCTTATATATTCCACATCTCCAAATATTGTCTTTATGCTCCTCTTATCTTTCCTTACAACCTCATACCTTGCCTTCCTCTTCTTTTCATTCCTTACAATCTCATCTACAAGCCCGCATGCCTCTTTTATCATCTCCTTCCCTATCTCATCCATCTTCTCCTTCAATTCCATTGAATACATCGCTATATCTTTCTCACCTCTTAATATCTCCACTATCCCTTCTCCAAATCTATTTAAAAGTTCCTCTATTTTTGTTATAATATTATCAAACATTTTGCTCCCTCCTTTGGTTTGTTTTTCCTTTCAGTTTTCTTCTTCTTTTTTTTGCTCATTATTTTATATCATTCTCTCATTTTTCCCAAGAGGAGGGAGCATTTTTTCCATCTCAAGTCCTATAAATATTTTACACTAAGCCAGGTTTTTTTTGAACTTTTCAAGTTTGCGAATAACATCATCTTCTAAAGCATCTTCTAATTTGCTATTTTTATGCATCTTTTCTTTTTCTTTCTTCTCAATTTCTTTTCTGTAATGTTCAATCTCGTATATAAGTTCTCTTGGAGGTATTCTCAAAGCCCCATCTCCAAGGATTATGAGTTGTTCTAAATAATCTGAGGTTACAACCCCAATCTTTTCGTTTTTGCTATTCTTGTAAACATATTGTTCTATGTAGCTATCAGCTGTCTCACCCTCTTTTGTAAATACTACCTCTACATTACTGATTATCTCCTTCCTGCGCATAGCTCCTTTAACCAAGTGCGAATCAAACACAACTGTGATTTTGTATCCTCTGTAGCCAGAAAAATCTGCTAAAATGTCAATTAACTTTTTTCGTGCACTGTCTAAATCCTCTTCAGCAATTTTCTTCAAGATATCCCATGCGTTTATAAAGTTGTACCCATCAACCATCAAGTGCACTTTTGATTTCTCCTTCTTTAAGTCTTTGTTTCAAAACCTCAAAAAATATAATACCTGCTGCAACAGACGCATTAAACGAATTGATATATCCTTTCTGTGGAATTTTTATTAAAAAGTCAGCGCCTTCTTTCACAAGCCTGGAGATACCTTTTCCTTCAGAACCTATTACAATACATGCTGGAATAGTAAAATCACACTCATAAACAGGTTTTGGACTACTTGCATCTGCAGCAAACACCCATATGCCCTTCTCTTTTAGCTCTTCAATAGTTCTTCTTAAATTAACAACCCGTGCAATTTTCATATACTCAACAGCACCTGCAGAAGCCTTTTCAACAGCTGGCGTAACAGGACATGAATTTCTTGCTTCAATCACAATTCCATGCGCTCCACACAAATGTGCAGACCTTATGATAGACCCAAAGTTCTGTGGGTCAGTTATGCCATCAAGCAAAACTAAAAAAGCAGCTTCACCCTTCTTTCTTGCTTCGAGCAAAATGTCATCTGTATCGCAATATTCAAACTCCCGTGCTATGGCAATGACACCTTGCGGGTTTTTGGTCTGCGCCATTTTATCTATCTTGTTCCTGTCAACAAATTTTACCACAACCCCTCTTTGTCTGCAAAGGTCTATTATCTGGGCAGTCTCTTTATCTTTTGCTGAATTTGAGATATACACCTCTGTTATCATAGCTCCGCTTTTGAGTGCTTCTTTCACCGGATTTTTGCCTTCAATAGTTCTCATGTTCCTCCCTCTTTTTCCCAAGATATTTTTCTCTCACCTTTTGAATCTCTCCACAAGAGAACTTCCCTTCCGAGCAATAGCCAAGTCTTATGCATTTAGGTCCTGCAAATTTGAATATGTTTGGCGCAACGTTTTTGACAAGCTCTAAAATCTTGTCAGCAACAGTCCTTATCTCCCACTGAGCTCTGTTACAGCACCTTTCGCTAAAAAAATGTAAAAGCTCTCTTGCGTTCATTGTCATGATAATTTTAGTTTCACAAGCATTTGGAAGAACATATCTTGCGTCCTCTATCGCCATTTTCTCTGCTTTTTTTAAAGCCTCTTTTTCTGAAATTCCTTGCATTTTAAATCTTTCAATGTGCTTTTTTTGAAGCTTTTCAGACAAAATAGCATAACTTTTAGCAATCTGATTCATAATGTCCATAAAAATACTTTTAAGTTCTTCATCTTCTTCTATACTTGGTGGAATGATATAGTCAAACCCCTCCATTTTGACATACCGCTGAGATTGCTGCGAATACGAAGCAATCCTGTGACGGACAAGCTGGTGTGTAAAGCTTCTTGAAACTCCTTCTATCCCAAATGTAAAACTCACATGTTCTAAAGGTGACTGGTGCCCTACTTCTAAAAGGAAATTTAAAAAATTCTTAATAGTCTCATCATCAAGTTTTTCAAATATATTTTCAACTGTTGCATTGGAATAACAAAGTTTTGCAGCAGTTGCAACAACCTTTTCAGGCTCCGGTGTGTGGGATAACAGAACAACCTTGAACTTCATAGCTAATTCCTCCATATACAATAATTGCATTTTGCTGGTATAAAAATAAATGAAGTTTTGTGATAAAATTATTGTATCACAAAAAGGGGGCAATTTTATACATGGGAAAGCTATTTCTTGCACCTAAACAGCAAAACTTTGTTTTAATAGGCTATGATTTTATTAAAAACCATATGCCTTTTTCTGACGGGGAGTTTGTTAAGGTGTACATATACCTTAAATATCTTTTTCAAAACAAAATTGAAGCAATTGAAATAGATAGGATTTCAAAGGAACTAAATCTTCTTGAAAGTGATGTTGTGAAAGCACTTGAATTTTGGGCACAGAGAAATCTCATAAGGCTTTCCAAAGACGCTGATGGCAATTTTTCAATTGAATTTCTGGATGAGATGTTTTCATCTGAAAAGGTTGAAAATATGCCAACCCCACCGGTCTATACAACAGAGGATTTGTCCAGATTTTTTGAGACAGATGAAAAGTTTAGAAATCTACTTGAATTTGCCCAACAACATTACTGCAGAACATTTAACAAAAGTGATATTGATGTTTTACTTGAGATTTATGATTGGCTAAAACTGCCTATTGAGGTTATATACCTTTTGATAAGATATGTTACAACAATCAAGAACAATAAGAACATAAAATTTCTTGAACAAATGGCAATTAAATGGAAAGAGCTCAATATTGATAGTATTGAAAAAGCTGAGGAGTATATAAGGTCGCAGGAAGACACAAGTAGAATAAAAAGGCTTGTTCTTCAGTATCTTGGAATATACAACAGGGCTCCGACCAAGGTGGAAGATGAAATTATGAATGTATGGATAAATGACTGGAAAGTGCCAGAAGATGTAATTATGTATGCTTTGAGCCTTGTGAAAAATGTGAACAATCCCACAGTAAGCTATGTAAATGGTATAATAAAAAGGTGGTATGAGGCAGGCCTTAAGGATTTAGAATCAATTAAAAAGTTTGAACTTGAAAATGCTCAAAAGAAAGAAAAGAGCAAAAAACAGTCCTCAAATAAAAAGAGCCTCCGTGAAGAAAGAGACCCATCTACATACACTGCGTTAGAAGAACTTTACAAAAAAGCCTTGAGAGGTAATGCATATGATGACGAATAAGAAAGAAATATTAGAGACGATAGATAGAATATACAAGCAAAGACGCTACAATGCAGAGCTTTCAAAAGAAAGAAAAATGAGCGAGCTTTATGCAAAATCAAAAGAGTTTGCCGACATATGTGACAAAATAAAATTAGCTGGCTTGAGGCTGTCAAAAGCGTCACTGATGCAAAATAAAGAACAAATAGCTAAATATTCCAAAATTTTAGATACGCTTATCTCAAAAAGGACAAAACTTTTAATTGAGATGGGATATCCGAGCGACTATTTAGAACCAGACTATGTGTGCAAGGCATGCCAAGATACAGGTTTTGTTGTGTCAGAAGACAAAGTTGAGGTTTGCAAATGCAGGACCCAGCTTTTCATTGAACTTTTATATGAACAAAGTAGATTAAAAGAAATTTTGAAAGAACACAACTTTAGCAGCTTTAATCTTGATTTCTATTCCAAAGAAATTGATTTGAAAGAAGGGCTATCACCCTATAAAAATATGGTCAAGATAATTGAAGAAGTGAAGAAGTTCGTTGAAAATTTTGATATGCCAAATCAAAAAAATCTATTATTTTATGGTCCAACCGGACTTGGTAAGACTTTTCTTGCTCACTGCATAGCAAAAGAAATAATTGACAAGGGTAAAACGGTAATATTTTTAGACAGTATTTCTTTTTTTGAGATATTAAAAGATAAATATTCCAAAATGATTCGACTCTACGATGAGGTCAGCGATGAAGAATATAAAAGCCTTGAAGAGGTCGATCTTTTGATTATTGATGACCTTGGTAATGAAGGGAAAAATACCGAATTTTGCCATGGAGTCTTTCAAAGTTTATTAGACAAAAGGTTTTTAAGCGGTAAAAAAATGGTTATAACAACAAACTATAGCCTTGATGGACTTGTTACTGTTTATTCCGGTTTTATAATGGGAAGGCTTCAGGAATATTTCATGTTTTTGCACCTTTTTGGAGAAGATGTAAGAGTTATAAAAGCAAAACTCCAACTTGAAAAAAGAACATAAGATATTATAATAAAGAAAAAGGTAACCAGCTTGAAATCTTGCCGGTTACCTTTATTATTTCATAGCAAAAAGCAGCTCACCCTCGCATACAACTTCACCATCAACATATGCAGATGCTTTTGCCTTGCCAATTGAACCTTTGAGAGAAATTAGCTCTGTCTCAATCACAAGAACATCGCCAGGTTTTACAACTCTTTTGAATCTTACCTTATCAATACCTGCAAAAAATGGAGTTTTGCCTTTAAATTCTTCTTTAAAAAGCATTGCAACAGCTCCAACCTGTGCCATTGCCTCAACAATCAACACACCTGGCATCACAGGATTTCCCGGAAAATGTCCCTGAAAAAATGGTTCATTGATTGTCACGTTTTTGATCCCCTTTGCTCTCTTTCCTTCTTCTACTTCTACAATCTTATCAACAAGTAAAAAAGGGTATCTGTGAGGAAGAACCTCTAAAATTTTTTCAATTGTATACATAGCAATTCTTCCTTTCAAATTTAAATTTGTTAAATTCGGTTATATCTTAAGTACAAAAACTAAAATAAAGTAAGCAATCATAAGGATTAAACCTATGGGAATTCCAATTTTAGCCCATTCCTTACTCTTTATTTTAAACTTTCCTGCTGATATTATGTTGGGGATATTTCCAGGTATTAACATCCCTCCGCTTATAATCATTCCAAGAATAATAGCTCTTACCTGTTCGTTTGTCATTTCTTTAGAAATTTCAGCTGCTGCCAAGGTTGCATTGTCTACTATAGCAGATATCATATTTACCCAGTAAAGAATCTTTGCATCCAATTTAATAACGTACAAATCTATCAATGGTTTGAAAGCTGTTCCTAAAAGTTCAAGTGCAAACACAAATATAAAAACCTTGAAAGCCCTCAAAAAAACATCTTTAATTCCCTCTTTGTTTTCTATATATTCATCTTTATCTACTTTATTTGCTTTTTTAACAATTAAAGCTGACAAACATGCCATCAATAATATTGTAATAATAATTTCTAATCCAATAGCCCTTGCTAAATAAAAAAAATCTGCTTTTAGTTTTGAAATAGTAATAGTTGCCAATGGTTCACCCACTGGCGTTAATGCTGCTCCAAATCCTATTGCAAAACATGCTAAAACAATAACTTTTAATTTCGTATTTCTCTCAAGCGGTGTATGATGCATAATTTCGGTTAATAACAACGATGCAATTATCGCGGTAATAAAACTGGAACTCAACCCTAAGATAAGAACTAAAATAAAAACAAAAAATTGTATTGAAATCTTATTGGTCAATAATTCAATCATTTTGTTTATTCTACTTCTAAAGAAGAAAAATAGCATACCAGCTATCAAAACTGCAAAAGTTATGTAGTAAATTAATCTATTTTGAATTATGTGCTCAAATAACTTTAAATTCATCTGTTTAGAAATAATAACACCAATAATACCCATTACAAACAAGAAATATTCCAAATTGTGTTCAATTACCTTTACAAAAAAGGGTAAAAATAAAATAACCAATAGCAGAATTATCAATCCTGCAATCATTTTCGAAACTCCTTTCTAATATTGTTGACAACTATTCTTGGCATTGGTGTATTCTTCAGTTATTATATCATACGTTTGCGAAAGAATATAATTCAATCTCTCAATGTTATTTTCTAGATAAAGATAACCAATTAATGTTTCAAGGGCTGTAGCGTATTTATAATCACTCAACCTGGCATTTCTAGGAATGGTTTTTGGTTTTGCATTTCTGCCTCTCTTTACAATCCTTTTTTCATCTTCATCAAGTTCTTCATATAATTTCTTTATAGCTATTGCTTGACTCGAAGCTTTTACATACATAGTAGTTCTAAGATAGTACAGGTATGGGGTTAAATTTGGATTTTCAGTTATTATTTTGTTTCTCACAAACAACTCATATACTGCATCTCCAATATAAGCATATACTAAAGGACTGAGCAACCTCTCCTCACTCTCTTTCAAATACGTTTTTAAAATATCCAAAAAGCACATTCATTATTAATCAGCTGTTCCAAGTACCCTTATTGTATTTACATAAGGGTCAGCTGTACCCTGAAGCTGACAGTCTTCTTCTTTTAAAAGTTTTATATAATCAACAAGGTCCTTTGTAATTCTTTCACCCGGCAAAATAAGTGGTATTCCAGGTGGATATGCCATAACCATCTCACCTGAAATCTCTCCCACAGCATTTTCAAGGTCAACAACCTTCTTAGAACTGTAAAACGCATCTCTTGGTGATACAATTACCTGCGGTGAATGCAGTACTATGGTTGGCGTTTTCACATCTTTGACACCAAGCTTCTTTGCCATATCGCGAAGAGCTTCAATTAGCTTTTCTACACTCTCCTGTGTATCTCCCAAAGAGATTATAGCCAGTATATTGTAAAGGTCAGACATCTCAACCTGTATATTATACTCATCTCTTAAAATTCTTTCAGCTTCATACCCGGTTATACCAAGTCTTCTTACATTTATACCAAGCTTTGTCTCATCAAAATCATAAACACCTGGCGTCCCAATTAGTTCTTTTCCAAAAGCATAAAGTCCTTCTATTTTGTTTATCTCTTCTCTTGCCATTCTGGCAAGTCGCAAAGTTTCTTCCAACATCTCTTCGCCATACATTGCAAGTTGTTTTCTTGCAACGTCAATTGAACACATAAGGATGTATGAAGAACTTGTTGTCATTGTCAGGTTTAAAACCTGTTTTACTGTCTCTGGTTGAATCCTGTGCCCTCGTAAAAGAAGTACAGAACTTTGAGTAAGTGACCCACCTGTCTTGTGTGTTGACACAGCGCTCATATCGGCGCCAACTTCCATGGCGGTTAATGGAAAATCATTGTGAAAACCCATATGAGCACCATGCGCCTCATCAACCAACACTGCCATGCCAAATTTGTGTGCTGTTCTTGTTATAGATTTTAAATCACTTGCAATTCCGTAGTATGTGGGGTTTATTACAAAAACTGCCTTGGCATGAGGATGTTTCAATATTGCCTTTTTTACATTCTCAATTGTAACACCCATCGTAATTCCAAGTTCCTCATTGACCTCAGGTTGAACATATACAGGGATTGCCCCGCTCAGGATTATTCCACCAAACGCACTTTTGTGTGCATTTCGAGGCAGTATTATCTCATCTCCAGGTTCGCATGCCGACATTATCATTGTCTGAACACCGGATGTCGTGCCATTTACCAAAAAATATGCATACTGAGCACCAAACGCGCTTGCAAATAGTTTTTCAGCTT
The DNA window shown above is from Caldicellulosiruptor owensensis OL and carries:
- the fabZ gene encoding 3-hydroxyacyl-ACP dehydratase FabZ, producing the protein MYTIEKILEVLPHRYPFLLVDKIVEVEEGKRAKGIKNVTINEPFFQGHFPGNPVMPGVLIVEAMAQVGAVAMLFKEEFKGKTPFFAGIDKVRFKRVVKPGDVLVIETELISLKGSIGKAKASAYVDGEVVCEGELLFAMK
- a CDS encoding DUF1646 family protein, which gives rise to MIAGLIILLLVILFLPFFVKVIEHNLEYFLFVMGIIGVIISKQMNLKLFEHIIQNRLIYYITFAVLIAGMLFFFFRSRINKMIELLTNKISIQFFVFILVLILGLSSSFITAIIASLLLTEIMHHTPLERNTKLKVIVLACFAIGFGAALTPVGEPLATITISKLKADFFYLARAIGLEIIITILLMACLSALIVKKANKVDKDEYIENKEGIKDVFLRAFKVFIFVFALELLGTAFKPLIDLYVIKLDAKILYWVNMISAIVDNATLAAAEISKEMTNEQVRAIILGMIISGGMLIPGNIPNIISAGKFKIKSKEWAKIGIPIGLILMIAYFILVFVLKI
- a CDS encoding Mini-ribonuclease 3, which encodes MDILKTYLKESEERLLSPLVYAYIGDAVYELFVRNKIITENPNLTPYLYYLRTTMYVKASSQAIAIKKLYEELDEDEKRIVKRGRNAKPKTIPRNARLSDYKYATALETLIGYLYLENNIERLNYILSQTYDIITEEYTNAKNSCQQY
- a CDS encoding aminotransferase class I/II-fold pyridoxal phosphate-dependent enzyme; protein product: MEAGQNKVTKEDQSKTPLFDAVKRHIEKNIIPFHVPGHKYGRGLKEFTDFVGQNVMLMDLNGMEDLDNANNPIGVIYEAEKLFASAFGAQYAYFLVNGTTSGVQTMIMSACEPGDEIILPRNAHKSAFGGIILSGAIPVYVQPEVNEELGITMGVTIENVKKAILKHPHAKAVFVINPTYYGIASDLKSITRTAHKFGMAVLVDEAHGAHMGFHNDFPLTAMEVGADMSAVSTHKTGGSLTQSSVLLLRGHRIQPETVKQVLNLTMTTSSSYILMCSIDVARKQLAMYGEEMLEETLRLARMAREEINKIEGLYAFGKELIGTPGVYDFDETKLGINVRRLGITGYEAERILRDEYNIQVEMSDLYNILAIISLGDTQESVEKLIEALRDMAKKLGVKDVKTPTIVLHSPQVIVSPRDAFYSSKKVVDLENAVGEISGEMVMAYPPGIPLILPGERITKDLVDYIKLLKEEDCQLQGTADPYVNTIRVLGTAD